In Rosa chinensis cultivar Old Blush chromosome 1, RchiOBHm-V2, whole genome shotgun sequence, a genomic segment contains:
- the LOC121052406 gene encoding glutathione S-transferase T3-like isoform X1: MDSTSLNFTDLINSETNRNEPPLTYDFPSSQYHTNGSTCAPTPFEDCTYEETLTNEDCTNKETTCAPGSKKAQRQANFTVEEDKLLISAWLNVSIDQVKGADQKKKQFWKRITKYFEDNKKWSGERSEKSLTNRWSKINTTVSKFYGHHSQIEHLQKSDYTEQDKIVEAKEMFKTKEGHTFVLDHCWAIMRFQQKWMDEHQKINAKRKFKAPDSINLEDDDVEGPEPAPLKRPIGRKAAKEVIKKAKSKEQVSKNETPSKSTSELEEFMAKKLESERIRAEQFKLLLATEQKQVALREKEIEIQLRSEDAKIMAMDTSVMPPIQAEYFIGLQKEILAKRASGGGNQVFLSECTIR; the protein is encoded by the exons ATGGACTCGACGTCATTGAATTTCACTGACCTCATCAACAGCGAAACAAACCGCAATGAACCTCCTCTGACATATGATTTCCCGTCGAGTCAATATCACACCAATGGTTCTACTTGTGCTCCTACACCATTTGAAGATTGCACTTATGAAGAGACACTTACTAATGAAGATTGCACTAATAAAGAGACAACTTGTGCACCTGGCAGCAAGAAAGCACAAAGACAAGCTAACTTCACGGTCGAAGAAGACAAACTTCTTATATCTGCATGGCTCAATGTTAGCATAGATCAAGTGAAAGGAGCtgatcaaaagaaaaaacaattttGGAAAAGAATTACCAAATACTTTGAAGATAACAAGAAGTGGTCCGGTGAACGGAGTGAAAAGTCATTAACGAACCGTTGGTCAAAAATCAATACCACTGTGAGTAAGTTTTATGGGCATCATTCTCAAATTGAACACTTACAGAAAAGTGATTACACGGAACAAGATAAG ATAGTGGAGGCAAAAGAGATGTTCAAGACAAAGGAAGGTCATACATTTGTACTTGACCATTGTTGGGCTATTATGAGGTTCCAGCAAAAATGGATGGATGAACATCAAAAAATCAATGCCAAGAGAAAGTTCAAGGCTCCTGATTCAATCAATTTAGAAGATGATGATGTAGAAGGTCCTGAACCTGCACCCTTGAAGAGGCCAATTGGGAGAAAGGCTGCAAAGGAAGTGATCAAAAAGGCAAAATCCAAAGAACAGGTTAGTAAAAATGAGACACCTTCGAAAAGTACTTCTGAGTTGGAAGAGTTTATggcaaaaaaattagaaagtgAACGCATAAGGGCGGAACAATTTAAGTTGCTACTTGCTACTGAGCAAAAGCAAGTTGCCCTTAGAGAAAAGGAAATTGAAATTCAGCTTCGAAGTGAGGATGCTAAAATAATGGCCATGGATACTAGTGTCATGCCTCCAATTCAAGCAGAATATTTTATCGGTCTTCAGAAGGAAATCTTGGCAAAAAGAGCTAGCGGCGGTGGAAATCAAGTGTTTCTTTCTGAATGTACAATAAGATAA
- the LOC121052406 gene encoding uncharacterized protein LOC121052406 isoform X2, whose translation MDSTSLNFTDLINSETNRNEPPLTYDFPSSQYHTNGSTCAPTPFEDCTYEETLTNEDCTNKETTCAPGSKKAQRQANFTVEEDKLLISAWLNVSIDQVKGADQKKKQFWKRITKYFEDNKKWSGERSEKSLTNRWSKINTTIVEAKEMFKTKEGHTFVLDHCWAIMRFQQKWMDEHQKINAKRKFKAPDSINLEDDDVEGPEPAPLKRPIGRKAAKEVIKKAKSKEQVSKNETPSKSTSELEEFMAKKLESERIRAEQFKLLLATEQKQVALREKEIEIQLRSEDAKIMAMDTSVMPPIQAEYFIGLQKEILAKRASGGGNQVFLSECTIR comes from the exons ATGGACTCGACGTCATTGAATTTCACTGACCTCATCAACAGCGAAACAAACCGCAATGAACCTCCTCTGACATATGATTTCCCGTCGAGTCAATATCACACCAATGGTTCTACTTGTGCTCCTACACCATTTGAAGATTGCACTTATGAAGAGACACTTACTAATGAAGATTGCACTAATAAAGAGACAACTTGTGCACCTGGCAGCAAGAAAGCACAAAGACAAGCTAACTTCACGGTCGAAGAAGACAAACTTCTTATATCTGCATGGCTCAATGTTAGCATAGATCAAGTGAAAGGAGCtgatcaaaagaaaaaacaattttGGAAAAGAATTACCAAATACTTTGAAGATAACAAGAAGTGGTCCGGTGAACGGAGTGAAAAGTCATTAACGAACCGTTGGTCAAAAATCAATACCACT ATAGTGGAGGCAAAAGAGATGTTCAAGACAAAGGAAGGTCATACATTTGTACTTGACCATTGTTGGGCTATTATGAGGTTCCAGCAAAAATGGATGGATGAACATCAAAAAATCAATGCCAAGAGAAAGTTCAAGGCTCCTGATTCAATCAATTTAGAAGATGATGATGTAGAAGGTCCTGAACCTGCACCCTTGAAGAGGCCAATTGGGAGAAAGGCTGCAAAGGAAGTGATCAAAAAGGCAAAATCCAAAGAACAGGTTAGTAAAAATGAGACACCTTCGAAAAGTACTTCTGAGTTGGAAGAGTTTATggcaaaaaaattagaaagtgAACGCATAAGGGCGGAACAATTTAAGTTGCTACTTGCTACTGAGCAAAAGCAAGTTGCCCTTAGAGAAAAGGAAATTGAAATTCAGCTTCGAAGTGAGGATGCTAAAATAATGGCCATGGATACTAGTGTCATGCCTCCAATTCAAGCAGAATATTTTATCGGTCTTCAGAAGGAAATCTTGGCAAAAAGAGCTAGCGGCGGTGGAAATCAAGTGTTTCTTTCTGAATGTACAATAAGATAA
- the LOC112178752 gene encoding uncharacterized protein LOC112178752 isoform X2 yields MVKGKKDTRTGGATSSTTGLPHDEEVAKLFQALLRMASLELEGTNGFNRRLKFLKMFISLSPPEYAGNLDYSLEGLEWLRRVKQCFDVLDVPGDLRVGFAVYTLTGAASYWWDFVKRTCDVESMNWDDFEQIFLNRYFPETIRLAKVEEFLNLTQGEMTVSQYDSKFIELSWHAPNLLTSDKDRAGKFLRGLRPSIGMSIPSFMYNTYHEAVAAALKVEQIEIIEYQCVQESFEGASGRGGKRQRYTCHNCGEPGHIRPHCPYNPSSSSL; encoded by the exons ATGGTCAAGGGCAAG AAAGATACTAGAACAGGTGGAGCTACTTCATCCACTACTGGGCTTCCACATGATGAGGAGGTGGCTAAGTTGTTTCAAGCCTTACTGCGAATGGCTTCCCTTGAGCTTGAGGGCACAAACGGGTTTAATAGGAGGCTGAAATTTTTGAAGATGTTCATTAGTCTGTCACCTCCGGAGTATGCAGGAAATCTTGATTATTCTTTGGAAGGGCTGGAGTGGTTACGAAGGGTAAAGCAATGTTTTGATGTTCTTGATGTACCTGGAGACCTAAGAGTTGGGTTTGCAGTCTATACTCTTACTGGAGCGGCTAGCTACTGGTGGGATTTTGTTAAAAGGACCTGTGATGTGGAATCGATGAATTGGGATGACTTTGAGCAGATATTTTTGAATAGGTACTTTCCTGAGACTATAAGGCTAGCTAAAGTAGAAGAATTCCTCAATTTGACACAGGGGGAAATGACAGTTTCTCAGTATGATTCTAAGTTCATTGAATTATCATGGCATGCACCTAATCTTCTGACTTCGGATAAAGATAGGGCAGGGAAGTTTTTACGCGGGTTGAGGCCTTCCATCGGTATGTCTATACCTAGTTTTATGTATAATACTTATCATGAGGCGGTGGCAGCAGCACTGAAAGTAGAACAAATTGAAATTATCGAGTATCAGTGTGTGCAAGAGTCATTTGAGGGAGCTTCTGGTAGAGGGGGAAAAAGGCAAAGATATACTTGCCACAACTGTGGTGAGCCTGGTCATATTCGGCCTCATTGCCCATATAATCCGTCATCTTCCTCACTGTAG
- the LOC112178752 gene encoding uncharacterized protein LOC112178752 isoform X1, which translates to MLVSSLLSLLHLYSNKDTRTGGATSSTTGLPHDEEVAKLFQALLRMASLELEGTNGFNRRLKFLKMFISLSPPEYAGNLDYSLEGLEWLRRVKQCFDVLDVPGDLRVGFAVYTLTGAASYWWDFVKRTCDVESMNWDDFEQIFLNRYFPETIRLAKVEEFLNLTQGEMTVSQYDSKFIELSWHAPNLLTSDKDRAGKFLRGLRPSIGMSIPSFMYNTYHEAVAAALKVEQIEIIEYQCVQESFEGASGRGGKRQRYTCHNCGEPGHIRPHCPYNPSSSSL; encoded by the exons ATGTTGGTGTCATCTTTGCTTTCGCTACTTCATTTGTACTCAAAT AAAGATACTAGAACAGGTGGAGCTACTTCATCCACTACTGGGCTTCCACATGATGAGGAGGTGGCTAAGTTGTTTCAAGCCTTACTGCGAATGGCTTCCCTTGAGCTTGAGGGCACAAACGGGTTTAATAGGAGGCTGAAATTTTTGAAGATGTTCATTAGTCTGTCACCTCCGGAGTATGCAGGAAATCTTGATTATTCTTTGGAAGGGCTGGAGTGGTTACGAAGGGTAAAGCAATGTTTTGATGTTCTTGATGTACCTGGAGACCTAAGAGTTGGGTTTGCAGTCTATACTCTTACTGGAGCGGCTAGCTACTGGTGGGATTTTGTTAAAAGGACCTGTGATGTGGAATCGATGAATTGGGATGACTTTGAGCAGATATTTTTGAATAGGTACTTTCCTGAGACTATAAGGCTAGCTAAAGTAGAAGAATTCCTCAATTTGACACAGGGGGAAATGACAGTTTCTCAGTATGATTCTAAGTTCATTGAATTATCATGGCATGCACCTAATCTTCTGACTTCGGATAAAGATAGGGCAGGGAAGTTTTTACGCGGGTTGAGGCCTTCCATCGGTATGTCTATACCTAGTTTTATGTATAATACTTATCATGAGGCGGTGGCAGCAGCACTGAAAGTAGAACAAATTGAAATTATCGAGTATCAGTGTGTGCAAGAGTCATTTGAGGGAGCTTCTGGTAGAGGGGGAAAAAGGCAAAGATATACTTGCCACAACTGTGGTGAGCCTGGTCATATTCGGCCTCATTGCCCATATAATCCGTCATCTTCCTCACTGTAG